A genomic stretch from Candidatus Cloacimonadota bacterium includes:
- the rplX gene encoding 50S ribosomal protein L24, which translates to MRIKKGDTVVVLSGQYRGVKGKVLKAFPSTDKVIVEKVNFIKKHTRPTQQNPQGGIIEREGPIHVSNVKLYNEKIGDVTNAVFKTVGQNRVRSCKKTGDEI; encoded by the coding sequence ATGAGGATAAAAAAGGGTGACACGGTCGTTGTTCTTTCTGGCCAATATAGAGGCGTGAAAGGTAAAGTTCTGAAAGCTTTTCCCAGCACCGATAAGGTGATCGTGGAAAAAGTGAATTTTATCAAGAAACATACTCGTCCAACTCAACAAAATCCTCAAGGCGGTATCATCGAGCGTGAAGGACCGATCCACGTTTCCAATGTAAAACTTTATAACGAAAAGATCGGCGATGTAACTAACGCCGTATTCAAGACAGTTGGTCAGAACAGGGTTCGTTCCTGCAAAAA
- the rplN gene encoding 50S ribosomal protein L14 has protein sequence MIQAQTNLTVADNSGAKKAQCIKVLGGSGRRYASLGDIIVVTVKTAVPNSKIKQGSVERAVIVRTHKEVKRPDGTYIRFQDNAAVIIDEKLEPKSTRIFGPVARELREHGFMKIISLAPEVL, from the coding sequence ATGATACAAGCTCAGACAAATTTAACAGTTGCAGATAACTCTGGTGCCAAAAAAGCACAATGTATCAAGGTGCTTGGTGGTTCCGGAAGAAGATATGCCAGTCTGGGAGACATAATTGTTGTCACCGTGAAAACAGCAGTTCCAAACAGCAAGATCAAACAAGGTTCTGTAGAAAGAGCTGTGATCGTGCGTACTCACAAAGAAGTGAAAAGACCAGACGGAACATATATTCGTTTCCAGGATAACGCAGCAGTTATCATTGATGAAAAATTGGAACCGAAATCAACTCGTATCTTTGGACCCGTAGCCCGTGAATTAAGAGAACATGGTTTTATGAAGATCATCTCTCTTGCACCGGAAGTTCTTTAG
- the rpsQ gene encoding 30S ribosomal protein S17 produces MPNRKITKTGVVVSDKMDKTIVVRVERQYKHPLYKKIVRRHNKFKAHDENNECKMGDVVLISEHKPISKHKKWILTKIIERSK; encoded by the coding sequence ATGCCAAATAGAAAAATAACCAAAACAGGTGTTGTTGTCAGCGATAAAATGGATAAAACGATCGTTGTTCGAGTGGAACGACAGTACAAACATCCACTCTACAAAAAGATCGTACGACGACACAACAAATTTAAAGCACATGATGAGAATAATGAATGTAAGATGGGTGATGTGGTGCTTATCAGCGAACATAAACCGATCAGTAAACACAAGAAATGGATTCTCACCAAAATAATCGAAAGAAGTAAATAA
- the rpmC gene encoding 50S ribosomal protein L29, whose amino-acid sequence MKMKDLRELTVDELNQKELDLREELFNLRFQQSTNRLENPMKIRQVKRDIARVKTLLTELERGNDAK is encoded by the coding sequence ATGAAAATGAAAGATCTTAGAGAGCTTACTGTTGATGAGCTCAATCAGAAAGAACTGGATTTGAGAGAAGAACTTTTCAACCTTCGCTTTCAGCAATCTACAAATCGCCTGGAAAATCCCATGAAAATTCGTCAGGTGAAAAGAGATATTGCCAGAGTTAAAACCTTGTTAACCGAGTTGGAAAGAGGTAACGATGCCAAATAG
- the rplP gene encoding 50S ribosomal protein L16, translated as MLAPKKVKYRKMQKGRRRGLAYRGSTINFGDYALVALEAGWITSRQIEAARVAITRQMKRTGKLWIRVFPDKPITAKPAETRMGKGKGAPEYWVAVVKPGRILFEYEGVEIESAKIAANLAGHKLPFKTKLVMREGVE; from the coding sequence ATGTTAGCACCAAAGAAAGTTAAATATAGAAAAATGCAGAAAGGCCGCCGACGCGGTCTGGCTTATCGTGGCAGTACAATCAATTTTGGCGACTATGCTTTAGTAGCATTGGAAGCTGGTTGGATCACAAGCCGTCAGATAGAAGCTGCTCGTGTAGCAATAACTCGTCAAATGAAAAGAACAGGTAAACTTTGGATTCGAGTATTTCCGGATAAACCAATTACAGCTAAACCGGCAGAAACTCGTATGGGTAAAGGAAAAGGAGCTCCGGAATACTGGGTTGCAGTAGTAAAACCAGGCCGTATCCTTTTTGAATATGAAGGTGTAGAAATTGAATCAGCTAAAATAGCTGCTAATCTCGCTGGTCATAAATTACCATTCAAAACTAAATTAGTAATGAGAGAAGGGGTTGAATAA
- the rpsC gene encoding 30S ribosomal protein S3, producing MGQKVNPIGYRLGVNKNCDSTWFATKEDYIENLHEDLKIKKYIKNRLESAMISKVLIQRKTKSVTVDIHTARPGQVIGRKGSEIEKIRNELTVLINKGKNNDANVFVNVQEIKDPWCDAKLVGMEIGSQLLRRTSFRRAMKFAIRNALRGGAQGIKVQCAGRLGGAEMARTERYQEGRTPLHTLRADIDYALTEVNTTYGIIGIKVWIYKGDILN from the coding sequence TTGGGACAGAAAGTTAATCCGATTGGTTATAGACTTGGTGTAAACAAGAATTGTGATTCCACCTGGTTCGCCACAAAAGAAGATTACATTGAAAATCTTCATGAAGACCTCAAGATCAAGAAATATATCAAAAACAGATTGGAAAGCGCAATGATCTCAAAGGTTTTGATCCAAAGAAAAACGAAATCTGTAACAGTTGATATCCATACTGCCCGACCGGGACAGGTTATCGGCCGTAAAGGTTCAGAGATTGAAAAGATCAGAAACGAGCTGACAGTTCTTATCAATAAAGGTAAAAATAATGACGCAAACGTTTTTGTGAATGTTCAGGAAATCAAAGATCCCTGGTGTGATGCCAAATTAGTAGGAATGGAAATTGGTTCTCAATTATTGCGTAGAACTTCTTTCCGTAGAGCGATGAAATTTGCCATCCGCAACGCACTTAGAGGTGGAGCTCAGGGAATCAAGGTTCAATGTGCAGGTCGTTTGGGCGGAGCAGAAATGGCTCGTACCGAACGTTATCAGGAAGGTAGAACTCCTCTGCACACATTAAGAGCAGATATTGATTATGCTCTTACTGAAGTGAATACAACCTACGGCATAATTGGAATTAAAGTTTGGATATACAAAGGCGATATCCTGAACTAG
- the rplV gene encoding 50S ribosomal protein L22: MEAVARVRNLRGSARKARLVLDLIRGKSVPEAQKILLFSKKRVASDVAKLLDSAIANATMKEGKTNIDEMYVGKVFADDGPIMRRHRPRAQGRATIIRKRTCHITLEILDKKQEETLGTES, encoded by the coding sequence ATGGAAGCAGTAGCAAGAGTTCGGAACCTGAGAGGCTCGGCCCGTAAGGCAAGATTAGTACTTGACCTGATCCGCGGCAAATCGGTACCCGAAGCCCAGAAAATATTGCTTTTCTCGAAGAAAAGAGTAGCATCCGATGTTGCAAAACTCCTTGATTCTGCAATAGCAAACGCTACAATGAAAGAAGGCAAGACCAATATCGATGAAATGTACGTTGGCAAAGTTTTTGCCGATGACGGTCCTATCATGAGAAGGCATCGTCCTCGTGCGCAAGGTAGAGCCACAATCATCAGAAAAAGAACTTGCCATATAACACTGGAAATTTTGGACAAAAAACAGGAGGAAACCCTTGGGACAGAAAGTTAA
- the rpsS gene encoding 30S ribosomal protein S19 yields the protein MARSIKKGPFVDAHLEKKVDALNEAGKKQVIKTWSRRSTILPKFVEHTFAVHNGRKFVPVYITENMVGHKLGEFSPTRTFRGHKIK from the coding sequence ATGGCTCGATCAATTAAAAAAGGACCTTTTGTAGATGCACATCTGGAAAAGAAAGTTGATGCTTTAAATGAAGCTGGCAAAAAACAGGTTATCAAAACCTGGTCCAGAAGATCTACAATTTTACCAAAATTCGTTGAACACACATTTGCTGTTCATAACGGTCGCAAATTTGTACCCGTTTATATAACCGAAAATATGGTAGGTCATAAGTTGGGAGAATTTTCTCCTACCAGAACATTCCGTGGTCACAAAATCAAATAG